A stretch of Gambusia affinis linkage group LG10, SWU_Gaff_1.0, whole genome shotgun sequence DNA encodes these proteins:
- the ccdc124 gene encoding coiled-coil domain-containing protein 124 has product MPKKFQGENSKAATAKARKAEAKAVADARKKKEEEDALWEETDKHVLKKEQRKDDKEKRRLELLERKKENQRLLDEENARIKGKAQKEAAAAGKVTRAQIQEILQNDQQQELEIKPKEKSHLETPLEENINRVIAEEGSMEARTIEEAISVLSTGPEDLDRHPERRMKAAFTAFEEANMPRLKIENPNMRLSQLKQQLKKEWGKSPENPLNQRFASYNSK; this is encoded by the exons ATGCCAAAGAAGTTCCAGGGCGAGAACTCCAAGGCGGCCACTGCCAAAGCCCGCAAGGCTGAGGCCAAGGCAGTAGCAGACGCCCgtaagaagaaggaagaagaagacgCTCTCTGGgaagaaacagacaaacatgtacttaaaaaagagcagaggaag GACGACAAAGAGAAGAGGAGGTTGGAGCTTCTtgagaggaaaaaggaaaaccagCGGCTCCTGGATGAGGAGAACGCCAGGATAAAAGGAAAAGCACAGAAggaggcagcagctgctggaaaagTGACTCGTGCTCAAATTCAGGAGATACTTCAAAATGACCAGCAGCAAGAACTGGAGATTAAGCCGAAAG AGAAAAGCCACCTGGAGACTCCTCTGGAGGAGAATATTAACAGAGTCATAGCTGAAGAAGGAAGTATGGAAGCCCGAACAATCGAGGAGGCCATCTCTGTGCTCAG CACGGGGCCGGAAGACCTGGACCGCCATCCGGAGCGGCGGATGAAAGCAGCTTTTACTGCCTTTGAGGAAGCAAACATGCCCCGACTAAAAATAGAGAACCCCAACATGAGGTTGTCGCAGCTAAAGCAACAGCTGAAAAAAGAGTGGGGCAAATCTCCTGAGAACCCTCTGAACCAGCGTTTTGCCTCCTACAACTCGAAGTGA